The DNA region GGCCCATTTTATCCCTATTCAATTTAAGGGAAATAAAAGAAGCATGAGCAATGGGCCGCTGTAGGCTATATCTGAATTTTCTCAAAAAGGTGGGCCTGCCTGGCACAACAACTCAACTAACAATATCAAAGGTCCGTCGTAAGTTAATAACCAAAAGTAGGGTTTCCACACAAATCCTCAAAAGTCCTGTTAGAGTTCAATATCTATGGTGTCATTTTGACTTTAGTACTTATGGATAGATCATGGACAGCGACAGCCTCCGAAAAGTCAACGTCCTCAATATGGTCTGATTTTACCGCCTTTAATACGAGGGAACAATAGCGTTCGCATACAACTAACAACGTTTTCGCATTAGCCAAGCAAAGCGACCATATTGATTTGTGTGACTGTGATGAATTTGGAATAGTAATTTGAATTTATTGATTGATGAGGCCGACTGAGTATCGCcagcctctttctctttctctctgaatcCTCTCTCCCCCAATCACCCGACCCAGACCTGTGCTCCCACAGGGAATAATAGCAAATTTAAATGCAATAAGTAAAATGTTGTTCCCTGAATTTGCATATTTCAGCCATTAGTAATTTAGCCCAGATTTCACATAGTAGCACCTGACAGCAcatggtggtggtgtaatggcCAACTGCAGAAGGTCGACCACAGCACCGCagataggctatagcctatgttAAACAACAATAGCAGTAAAGCAGTAACAACGATAACAAACACAGCGatcagaaataataataataataataataataataataataataatgaactCCCACTCAATAAAAAAATCACCACTCACGATTATTCTTACTCAGTTTATGGCTAAATCAATTCTATTTCCTAAAAGACTTGTTTGAAATATGCAATTGAATATTGCATTCTGCAAATACCAGCATCCATTTTAAAACCAGCCATCATGTCAAAAAAGGCAAAGAAAGGCATGCTTTTAAACTCTACCTTGTAGAATGCCTTGTTTCAACCTAAAGGATTCCTGGTTTTATTATGGAGAGGAAGATATAAAATCCTCAGGCCCAATTAGGTTTAACAGCAATGGCACTTAAAGAGACAATTGTGGAGTGTTTAAATCTTTATTTACCAGAACCCCTGTAAATGTGCAAAGGAACAATTTACATTCCATTAAGTGCTTTTCAATAGGGCATTGACTGGAACTAAAATATGCCAGTATGCCCTGTTAATTGAACTCTCCACTGATGTACTGCAAACACAAGCTAGGACTGACGTTTGGTAGCGCCTTGTGTGTCAGTAGAGATGTATTTAAGATCTGATCTACAAACGGATCTATATTGAGGGGGTCATCGGCCTATTCTGATGATGGAGATGTGCTTGCTATAGGCCCCTGTTTTGGGGAAATATGTGGGAATGCCTATGTAGTAGGCTGCATATAATagcagcccccacacacacacacacagagagagagagagagagagagagagagagagagagagagagagagagagaacaaagctCTCAGAACTTGTGTAGAATATTTCATGTGCAAGTAGATTTGATAGTGTTTTTGTGAACAATCAATTCAAATCAGtgcatgagtaggcctatgtcctcCAGAAACTATGTCCCACAATTAAAAAGAATAATGAAAAACATCACACTTTTGTCCATTCAAAAATTAGCATAGCTATGTCCCTTTCCTGCATCATGTCAGTGATTATTATAGACCTGCTAAGATTATGCCATAAAGTATCTGAATATTAATTTGTTGTACAATTGTGCAGTGGCATAATGGAACATTTATCTTAGGACTTCAATATAAAGAACTTTAGGACTTCACAAGTAAATTCGGAAAAGCATTACGTATTCATCAACACAACAGTGCTGTAGTTATTCGAAGTTCTTAGAAATATAAAGTCTCTCAAAACAAGCTATGTCAACAACAATGTGTACTCTTATTATGCTACTATAGGTATTGATGATctcacacgcgcgcgcgcgcgcgcacacacacacacagagggagagagagtgtgtgtgtgtgggggtagataCTTATTTGCGTCTATTAACTTTTGTGTATTTACAACAACCCCGAGCAGTTTTCTTCTTACCTGCTAATCTGAGAGCGGACATTCTCTGGAATTCGGGTTCTTGCAACCATTTCCACATCCTCCGAAAGGTTTCTCGTCCAGACTTGAGTTTACTCCATGGTTTGGGATTCCGGAGCAGATCAGAAAGCGTTCCCTGCGACCGACACAAGATTCTCTGGGCGAAGATGGCCTGCGGAATGCTGTACCTTTTGAGCTCCGCGGTTATGCGCTGTGCCACCTCTTTGGTGTTTATCTCCTCCACCTGCCCTGGTCCTCCTCCCTGACCACCCCCCACAGACTGTCTGTCCCGTTCGTTCAACATAGACCCGTTGGCCTGAGAGTGTGGGTGACTGTGATGGTGAATTCCATTGAGAGAGGTCATGATGCCAGCACCATGGCTCCCTAAACCCCGAGCTAGGTGATCCTCGCTCCTAGACAGCATGGCCGCGTGGCTCTCGAAGCCTCCCGTGGACAGCATCTTGTCGTTCGAAAGATGGGTCCCAGGACCGTAGGCCGAGAGAGACTGCTGAGAGTTGTGCAAAGACCCAAGCCCGTTGGACAGAGGGGATAACGACTGTCCCATACCAGACATATCTTTGGGGTAGTGACTGTAAAGATTGCTCATAGACGCTAGGCTCCGGTCATCGCGCATAAGGGTAAAGCTGCCGCTAACGTTCCCGGCAGTGAGACGCTGATGAGCCGGATGGTGATGGGTATGAGGGTGGGGATGATGGTGAAATTTCTCGGAGACCGTGGAAATGGGAGGCAGGTGTTGCAGCGGCGTTAGTGTAGTATAGGTGCTGCTTAAACTCATTCCGGAATCGCAGGACATGGTCATTGCCGGGTGTAAAGGACCGGACAATGCGTGGTCCGTGCGATAGTCTCCAGCCCCTTCCAAAATTGAAGCCATGCTGGAAACCATCGCCGAGCGCCCGTGCGACACCAGGTTTCTGTGTGAGGACTGTCGTCCGTGATGAGAGTTCATCAGGTCCTCCGTTTGATGGCTATGAGAAACGCCGTGGAGGTTCCCAATGTTCTCCATTGTAAGTTCCATCATCGTGATAGTCTCCTTTCACCCCCTGCCTCTCAcgctcttactctctctctctctctctctctctccctctttcgtCCTCTCTCTTTCGCGCGCACGTTATCTCAGCCCTCCGTCTCCTCTTCTTCAGACCAATATTTGTAAACGATTTCAAAACCAAGCCATTGATACGAATAGAGTCCGAACTAATAGAGTTCGTGGGCAGCGTAGCGTAGAACGTTTTCCAGTGGTCCTAGACCCAGGCGTGATTCTCGACAATGCACACgcgctgtctgtgtgtgcttcgCTCGTCGTAAAGCCCCTCCACTATTCAAGGCAGGTCTGggcagccagtgtgtgtgtttgcgcgcgcGCGCACCAGTCCGACAAGATGTGGTAGCATATGTGAACGCGCGCTGTGTTTTCGGTGCTCTATTTGGGGTGACAATTCTTGACGtcacatttctcttttttttcaaaggagtgcacatagcctacctgtgtGACTTGAAAAGCGCCCcagaaaatatgtttgtaatatTTTATTGAGAAAAAACTGTACAGACAAATCAGTAGCCTATACATAGGagagagtaggctactgtacctaTCATAGtgcacattacattacatttagcagacacttattgaccaaagtgacttacatatgtcagctatattacaaggaaTTACATTGtacccggagcaacttggggttaagtgccttgctcaagggcacaacggtccGGGAATTGAACAGACAACTTCCAggcaggctactgcacgctagcccagctccttaaccactacactaccaccgcccataGTGTATAGTGTATTATTAGTGTATTCCTGAAGAAGGGAGGTGTTTAACTCGTTTCCATATCAAATGTGCTTGACAGGGGCCAGGGAGGGATTTCtaaatagttaaataataatgttttttgttgttgttcttcgtTTTAGTGGACAGATTTCCATTGAATACACCATTGCCTGGCATAGCCTATCAAAACAAAAATACCAATAGGCCAAGTATACCAGTATACCAAAAATACCATaatgtaaaaaagaaaagatgaatGGCAAGAAAAAGAGTTTCTTCTGATTTCCAGGGATAATGTAGGCTTGTCAGGGTCTGTGTAATACATCGGCCTATCCTTTCAGAGACTTGACATAAGTCGACATTGATTGTCGTGAGAGTTTGTGTCGCAAGCATAGATCTTTGTAGGGTAGGCATAATGGGTCAATCAAAATGTTTTCCTAATTAATTTATCACTTACAAGGAGTTGACTTACTCCACAATTAGAAGCATACAATGTGGTCGAAAAAGACTACAAACATTGCCATGCTAACAtcactaatattattattaatcgaATAAGGCACATTTCGAAATACATGTAGGCCTGTATTAGGCTGTGGCAACATAAAATCTCATTTGGACTCATTTAAACTGTAATGTTTCGCTGTGTTCATTTGGTGAAATGCTTTCTTCAAAAACTAGCCTGCATATTcgtataggcctatatgcatcATTCAACGTAAGTAGGCCTAGACTGCATTTGTAGACTAGGTTATATTTATTTGTAAAATATGCCACTATCTAAATCATTGAACGTCGTCAGAGGCATGCTTGCTGCATGCACAATTGTAAAGTTTTAACGAATGTGCACATACCCTGATATTCTGGAGTTGTTAAAGATACTGACCATTGACGTTAGCTCAGGTCACCAATAGCTATTCATCAGTGTCAATTGATCGGTATTGATGGGCAAAGTCGTCGATATTGCCACAGGAAAACACGCGCAACGCCAGGCTTCTGCTCATAGAGGGAATGTGAAAGCTAGTGACCTGTATAGATGCTCTAACTTTTGGGGAGAAGATTTCACCATCGTCTTCTTTCCTATCTCGCAGACGCCATTTGCCTGACGTGTCTTTAAATTTGAGATTAAAATCCAATTATTGGCTACAACGTGGGACTGACCGTAGGCTAGCCCAAGACCCATTTCCTCAGGTTTGAAAATACCACTAATCTGGTAGCCTATAACTTCTATATTAAAACGATGCTGGTGTTTAACGATTTATTCTAACACCTTATTTCCCTGTCATGCATAGGACAACATTGTTGCGAAGGCCTACCCCCGGCCTTGGAAGATCAGCAGAAACGTGGGTGAGAGAAATCTTTTGGAATGAATATTTTCACATGGTGCCACGTCAATTTCGTAACAGAGAAAACTTATTTTCGGCCACCTGGTGCTTTTGAAAGTTAAAATAGCTAAAGTTAGAAAGCTAAACGTAGCATTCATATGGTGGTACGAGAGAGCCTGTCGTTGCAGGCTGATGCCCTTGTAGCCTATTGTTTTGATAAATCATGAACTACCCTGTCACATCTAGGCAACGCAACAAGGGTGGTTAAGGGCAGGGGTAGCCATTTTTTAATGATGGCTTGATGTATTATCCCTTCCTATCAAAACTACTTCGAGGATCTAAACTGTAGcatgaaaacgaaaaaaactGGTGTTTGTATAAAGATTGAAATAAGATTCTAACTAGTCTTCCAAACATGTTTCAGACAGAATTATGGCCAGTTTTAACCAAGACGAGGAGTAAGAGAGGAAGCAAGGGAGTATTCATTTAGGCCTAACTGGAATTAGAGAGCCTCGAGCCCCCTCGAGTGAAATAGTCTTACCGTTTGGTTTGAAATAGCCTTAAATACTCAAATACAAATTGAATCATGAAATCTTTATAAATAGTCGTTATTTTTAGAATATTCATATTTTCACATTcccattattcattcacttatTCATGTGCAGAACAACAacattgatattattattattattattattattattatttgcattattaatcataataatgataatgattatAACATAGAATATAACAACTTGACAACAGCAAgccaaaactaaaaaaatagaTACTACTTTAGAGACCCAGCACAGTAGCCCAGTCGATGGATAGGTCAGTCTGACACTGAGTAATTGACACATGGATCTTTTGTGTTGCATTACATTGAAGTGTGTGGGAAAAAGTGAAcaagctatttatttatttattcatgcatttgcatgtattgtatttttttttttatcctagtTCATATTTTGAAGGAGTAGATTTTCTCCCTATCCCTGTCCCAGCCGTAGCCATATTGTCCTTTTCGCttatctttattttattttattttattataattatttatgtatttgatAAAGAGATCAACTTATTCCTCACACTTCTGAATTGATTTCAGTGATATTTTTAGCCATACAAGTCACACCaatcaaaaaataatttaaGTTTTGTAAGTTTGTATTATCGTGCGCATTTTGGAAGAAAACTTTTGGACCTGTAGGCTAAGCAAGCACCAGGCCTATAATGTTCATAGATCCAGCCTATATCTATTTTCCGCAATCACACTTTTCCCCCTGATTCATAAAGTTAACCCTTTAATTTTATAGAATTACCTAACGTTGGGCTCTCTATCAAATATTAAACATGTCGATGAAAGGATGCCTCGGAGCGCGAATAATTTATCACATTAATATCAGGCTTTTTGGTGGCTCAACTCATTAGCATTGAGTAATGCCATTAAGGCCTATAGCTATAAAACCTTTGTTCGTAACACTCATTAAAAACTCGCCCCTACTGTTTATTGTTACAGATACTTGTGTAAGACGTAAGTATACTCTTGTTGCATGCACTGTATCAGAGCTTTACACAACAGCATTCAAAACCGGAAAACTAGGTGTAGACCTAATTATAAGCcaataaacacattttgcaaagaCGTGTTGAATGTCTAACTGTTGAAAGAACACAGTGCTACTCAAATTCAATCGAAATCAAAGGACACTGTTTGACACATTAAAACTATCCCTGGTGGACACCACACGAGCTATCTATTACTCATTGATTTATCCAGAAGTTTAGTGTGATGAAAGGGGAGAGGTGAATCACAACAAACAAATCCCACTGATGCACTCATCATCTGACACGGGGTTGTCAAAAGCTCTGTCAtggcactgtttgtttgttatatgtttgtattgttaTCAGTTTATTTTTGGACATATAGACTACAGCTAATGCATGTattagtaggcctataataTAACATTAGGcgaaaatagtaggctatataATATAACATTCACCGAATTTTGTGTACCCTAATTTTGGCGATTTAGATACAGTCCCGTAGCCTTAGAATAGGCCTACCAATTCTCCGCATATAGCAGTGTTGCTCATATTTCTGGGGGATGTGACTACATTATGAATATGAACAGTGACAAGATTGCTGCTACTCAGGGCAAAATAACATAGTGAGTGATACACTGCTAAACAAATGGTTTTAGTTTGATTCTGTGCTTCTataagaacagagagagaaagagagcgagggacATTTGCAGCTCTGCCCCAGCAACTCCCCGTGATGGATTCATCACCTCTAATCTATTCCAAAGTATATTTACTTGAATCTGTGTATTGGCAAAAGTTAAGTCGTAATGTCACTTTGATCAGGTCCCCAGACTAGGCTAACTCACTTCTGCGATAGCCTACTGACTCTGGCTGGCCATCAGGCCGCAGTGGatgttagattttttttttatctgttaaGGGGATtgactaggcctaggcctactcttccTTGTCGTCCAGATGACAGTCGTATGCGGTGTTTTTGAAGTATCCAGTTTGCTTATTAGTACGAGGGCCAAAGGCAGTTGACCTTTGGGAGTGCCACAACATTTAGCATGCTCTTGTTAGGTCATTCAGATGGAATGTTTTTGGCCGCCtgttcacagacacactcttaaTGATTATCACGGTGTTTGAATAACCTACATGGTCGAATATGTATTTCTAGCTATTAAGAACTGTATCATAAGCCAAAATTGAGTTTGCTAAAATAATTTATCAGACGTAATAGGCTAGTGCAgatggtagcctacatttttttctttactttattTGGCAGACGCATTTATCCAGGCGACATACACATATCTGGGCTAAATCTTTTAATAGTTCCCTTGCTTTGTAAAAAATAACACTTGCACAAAGATCACCAAAGTAAATCATGTATTTTGTAAAGAATTTGTGTGCTGTGCATAGCTAATTATTTCAGGGCCTTTGGAAATGTGCTGCCTTGATCATGGCGCTGGAACTAAATCAATCTATCTGCATTCCAATCGATTGGGACACATTCTAAGAAGAAATGGTGCCATACAGAAACTAAATGCTTCTATCCCACCCTGAATGTATATGTCGAGTTTTTACAAACAGTGTGTAGTCTATTAGCGCGATATAAAAAAGTGATTTGATATAATTTGAGTGTCGAGAATGGAAAAATGCACCGTTTTAAGTCTTAAATAATTTATTAGTTGTTTTTAATTAAGGTAGCCTATTTTTTGTTGCCGCTATATGAtggaaatagttttttttctttcatctgtAAAATGCATTTTGGATTTTTCTCTCATATCACATTGTTTACTTTCTATCGATAATCAATATATTGATCCAAAACATAAAGGTTTATTGAACAGAGGGCACCATAGTAATTCATCATGGGTTTAAACGTTAAAATATATTGTTTGAATATCgactttttgttattttatcagAAATTAATTTGATGAAAAATAATGTGTTCGTGTGCACGTTTATCTATTTCTAGGCCTACACTTAGCTCACTGAATGAATTTATTTCGTTTGGATGTGTACCTTTTATTGCATATACACCAGAGAATTAACGCTATTTTCGTGTTATTCGGTGTCGGTAagaagtaaacaataaaattaGCTTTATTCCCTCTCACCTTCTAGATTTTCTCGAGTCATGGGTTGCATTAATAACGACCAGAAATGCATCTTACCTGTGTTGATATATCGATATGAGTTATTTGCAATGGCCTTACATTACAGCTATTGGCAGGTATAAGACCCATCATCTGACAGAATGTTTAAGCTGCAGTGTACGGGAGTAAGTAAAGACAAAGTGGTCCTCATTACGCTACCGAATATAAAGTAGCATATAATTATTATTCAGACACTTcgaatacaaataaaaacaaccgtttttttttcttcacatgTTGGTGTTTCTTCAGAGTTAATGAAAAATGGTAGTGCAACCTTAAAGTTGATATCAATTCCATGTGTAATTGTTTGTGGTTGCTTAAATTGAGTGcacataacataggcctacttgagaAAATTATGCCATCTCATTGGATTTTTATGAAGCTGACACTTAAGCAATAGTTTCACCTGGATTAAGCAATTTAATCGCTCTTATTGTGCTTCTGTTCACAGATCATGTTCATATTGATTTCTAAAAGACTGTAATCACAATCTgcaacatcaatacacacagCAGTCAGGTAATGTTAATATGCTATGGGTATgggaaaaaaaacgaaaatTGCTGTATATTTTAGCTCATTCATTCACTTGCATATTCACATCACAGGCCTACTCAGTTGCATGCAAGTTTGGTGTTGGTGCTTTTGTCTCAGCGGTGCAGAAACGTAGGACTGGTGGTTTGAA from Alosa alosa isolate M-15738 ecotype Scorff River chromosome 9, AALO_Geno_1.1, whole genome shotgun sequence includes:
- the onecut3a gene encoding one cut domain family member 2 translates to MMELTMENIGNLHGVSHSHQTEDLMNSHHGRQSSHRNLVSHGRSAMVSSMASILEGAGDYRTDHALSGPLHPAMTMSCDSGMSLSSTYTTLTPLQHLPPISTVSEKFHHHPHPHTHHHPAHQRLTAGNVSGSFTLMRDDRSLASMSNLYSHYPKDMSGMGQSLSPLSNGLGSLHNSQQSLSAYGPGTHLSNDKMLSTGGFESHAAMLSRSEDHLARGLGSHGAGIMTSLNGIHHHSHPHSQANGSMLNERDRQSVGGGQGGGPGQVEEINTKEVAQRITAELKRYSIPQAIFAQRILCRSQGTLSDLLRNPKPWSKLKSGRETFRRMWKWLQEPEFQRMSALRLAACKRKEQEQQKDRNMAPKKQRLVFTDLQRRTLIAIFKENKRPSKEMQITIAQQLGLEVSTVSNFFMNARRRCMDRWHDEHLGGSPGQPGTSATTFSKA